In one window of Oncorhynchus gorbuscha isolate QuinsamMale2020 ecotype Even-year linkage group LG23, OgorEven_v1.0, whole genome shotgun sequence DNA:
- the LOC124010591 gene encoding peripheral plasma membrane protein CASK-like isoform X21: MLKHPHIVELLETYSSDGMLYMVFELHSMDTADLCFETVKRADAGFVYSEAVASHYMRQILEALRYCHDNNVIHRDVKPHCVLLASKENSAPVKLGGFGVAIQLGESGLVAGGRVGTPHFMAPEVVKREPYGKPVDVWGCGVILFILLSGCLPFYGTKERLFEAIIKGKYKVMNPRQWSHISESAKDLVRRMLMLDPAERITVYEALNHPWLKERDRYAYKIHLPETVEQLRKFNARRKLKGAVLAAVSSHKFNSFYGDPPEEMPDFSEDPTSSGLLAAERAVSQVLDSLEEIHALTDCSEKDLDFLHSVFQDQHLHTLLDLYDQINTRSSPQIRNPPSDGVQRAKEVLETISCYPDNMEAKELRRILTQPHFMALLQTHDVVAHEVYSDEALRVTPPPTSPYLNGDSPESTNGDMDLENVTRVRLVQFQKNTDEPMGITLKMNDLNHCIVARIMHGGMIHRQGTLHVGDEIREINGISVANQTVEQLQKMLREMRGSVTFKIVPSYRSQSMSCEVWTDSLVSLENQKESPDLSRQSPANGHASVTSSILDLPSTIQPKGRQISRPVIKDKMSIKIYVRAQFEYDPAKDDLIPCKEAGIRFRVGDIIQIISKDDHNWWQGKLENTKNGTAGLIPSPELQEWRVACIAMEKTKQEQQASCTWFGKKKKQYKDKYLAKHNAVFDQLDLVTYEEVVKLPAFKRKTLVLLGAHGVGRRHIKNTLITKHPDRFAYPIPHTTRPPKKDEENGKNYYFVTHDQMMQDISNNDYLEYGSHEDAMYGTRLETIRQIHQQGMISILDVEPQSSLVSLQALKVLRTAEFAPYVVFIAAPTITPGMNELPKWCRKLPDDSLQRLQKESEGLQKTYAHYFDQTVINNEIDDTIRLLEEAVNLVCTTAQWVPVSWVY, from the exons CCTCACTGTGTCCTGCTGGCCTCTAAGGAGAACTCAGCTCCTGTCAAGCTGGGGGGGTTTGGAGTGGCCATACAACTAGGAGAATCAGGCCTGGTGGCAGGAG GTCGAGTAGGCACGCCCCACTTCATGGCCCCAGAGGTGGTGAAGAGAGAGCCGTATGGGAAGCCTGTGGATGTGTGGGGCTGTGGAGTCATCCTGTTCATCCTGCTGTCTGGCTGCTTGCCCTTCTACGGTACCAAGGAACGCCTGTTTGAGGCTATCATTAAGGGGAAATATAAGGTA ATGAACCCACGCCAGTGGAGCCACATCTCAGAGAGTGCCAAGGACCTGGTGCGTCGCATGCTGATGCTGGACCCCGCAGAGAGGATCACTGTCTACGAAGCCCTCAACCACCCCTGGCTTAAG GAGAGGGACAGGTATGCCTACAAGATCCACCTGCCAGAGACGGTGGAGCAGCTGAGGAAGTTTAATGCAAGGAGGAAgctcaag GGGGCAGTGTTGGCTGCTGTCTCCAGCCACAAGTTTAACTCCTTCTACGGAGACCCACCAGAGGAGATGCCTGACTTCTCTGAAGACCCCACCTCCTCAG GACTGCTAGCCGCTGAAA gggcagTATCCCAGGTGCTGGACAGCCTGGAGGAGATTCATGCTCTGACCGACTGCAGTGAGAAAGATCTGGACTTCTTACACAGCGTCTTCCAGGACCAACACCTACACACACTGCTGGAC CTCTATGACCAGATCAACACCAGGTCGTCTCCTCAGATCAGGAACCCTCCCAGTGATGGAGTACAGAGAGCCAAAGAG GTACTGGAGACAATCTCCTGTTACCCTGACAACATGGAGGCCAAGGAACTCCGGAGGATCCTCACACAGCCACACTTCATG gccttgCTCCAGACCCATGACGTGGTGGCCCATGAGGTGTACAGTGACGAGGCTCTGAGGGTGACCCCCCCGCCCACCTCACCCTACCTGAACGGAGACTCTCCCGAGAGCACCAACGGGGACATGGACCTGGAGAACGTGACTCGAGTACGCCTGGTTCAGTTCCAGAAGAACACTGACGAACCTATG GGCATCACTCTGAAGATGAACGATCTGAACCACTGCATCGTGGCCCGTATCATGCACGGAGGAATGATCCACAGACAAG GTACGCTGCATGTCGGCGATGAGATCAGAGAGATCAACGGGATCAGCGTTGCCAATCAGACCGTAGAACAGCTCCAGAAGATGCTG AGGGAAATGCGAGGGAGTGTTACCTTTAAGATCGTACCCAGCTACCGGTCACAGTCCATGTCTTGCGAGGTATGGACCGATTCTCTTGTGTCTCTAGAAAATCAG AAAGAGTCCCCCGACCTATCCAGACAGTCGCCAGCGAATGGCCATGCTAGTGtcactagctccatcctg GATCTGCCCTCTACCATCCAGCCTAAAGGACGACAG ATCTCCAGACCTGTCATCAaggacaaaatgtccatcaag ATCTACGTGCGTGCTCAGTTTGAGTACGACCCCGCCAAGGATGACCTCATTCCCTGTAAGGAGGCCGGGATCCGCTTCCGGGTGGGTGACATCATCCAGATCATCAGTAAGGACGACCACAACTGGTGGCAGGGCAAGCTGGAGAACACTAAGAACGGAACCGCAGGGCTCATACCGTCACCAGAACTACAAGAGTG gcgtGTGGCGTGTATAGCCATGGAGAAGACTAAGCAGGAGCAGCAGGCCAGCTGTACCTGGTTTGGCAAGAAGAAGAAACAGTACAAAGACAAGTACCTGGCCAAGCACaacgcag TGTTTGACCAACTAGACCTGGTCACGTATGAAGAGGTGGTCAAACTGCCTGCATTCAAGAGGAAAACGCTTGTTTTGTTGG GGGCCCATGGAGTTGGCAGGAGGCACATCAAGAACACGCTCATCACTAAGCACCCAGACCGATTTGCCTACCCCATTCCTC ACACAACCAGACCTCCAAAGAAGGACGAGGAGAATGGGAAGAACTACTACTTTGTGACACATGACCAGATGATGCAGGACATCAGTAACAATGACTACCTGGAGTACGGTAGTCATGAGGACGCCATGTACGGCACGCGGCTAGAGACCATCCGCCAGATCCACCAGCAGGGTATGATCTCCATACTGGATGTGGAACCACAG TCATCTCTTGTTTCTCTTCAGGCACTCAAGGTGTTGAGGACGGCTGAGTTTGCCCCTTACGTTGTGTTCATCGCAGCTCCCACCATCACCCCTGGAATGAACGAG CTTCCCAAGTGGTGCAGGAAACTGCCT gATGACTCCCTCCAGCGGCTGCAGAAGGAGTCCGAGGGCCTCCAGAAGACCTACGCCCATTACTTCGACCAGACCGTCATCAACAACGAGATCGACGACACCATCCGTCTGCTGGAGGAGGCTGTGAACCTGGTGTGTACCACCGCTCAGTGGGTTCCTGTGTCCTGGGTTTATTAA